The Vampirovibrio chlorellavorus nucleotide sequence TTAGTAGTATAGATAAGAGGCAGGGTCTTGGCAACCTAACTTTGGTTAGTAATATTTTTCTGAAACATTTTGTTACAAAGGGGGCCCTTCTCCTGTCACGGTTTTCAGGATGCCCGTCCAGAAGCTGGTTTCGGAAAGTCCCTTTTCCGGAGGAGCTTCCCTGTCCATCGGGCAGAGGATAAACGGCTGCACAAATCCACTGTTAGCCTAGAGGGGATGTCTGTACGCTTCTCGCATCAGCAAAAAGCCCCACAAAATGGTTGCTGCGCTTATTACCAATGCAGATAAGTAAACGTCCATTGGCAACCCCTCCCAGTGTGACCGCCATAGTTACACTATACAGTATCAGCCCGTCGTTTGCCAATGCCCGGTTTGGGTATTAGCCGATCGAGTGGTGTTACCGCTGGAGGTGCTTTGGTGGGAAGGGCATCGGCTTAAATGGCGGTACAGTCAATGCCGCTGGTTTTGAGTTCGCTCAGCTTTTGCCCGCTGCTGTACTGCCGGATTACAAAGGCACTGGCGTGGGGCTGGATGAACTCATCGATGCGAATGGTCTCGTTGAAGGTTTTTTCACCGTCATCTACAGTCACTTTGACCTGCCCCGTGCATCGGTAGCGATAGGGGGAGCTGTTGGACACCCGGATGGACTGAGGCGGCTGGGCCGGGGTGGCGCATAAAGCGCCTTCCTTGCACTTTTTGACTTTTTTAACGTGAATAAAAAAGCGCAGGTAGGGCTCATAGTAAGCCCCGGCCTGAACCAGGCCCAAGGCCAACAGAACCAGACTGGCAACGAGAAACGCGCTTTTTTTCATGGTCAATCTCCGCAGATTCATGGAACGGCCTTGTAGAGCCTATTATAGGAAATTCGCCCGGACAAGCCAAGCCGCCGATGTCAGCCAGCGCTGTTCAAAAGAGAGCTGCATGGGTATGGCAGGCTTTGGGGGGGGCGGGTATCGGCGGGATAGCCTTTGGGACTGGGAGGGTTTTTATGTTACGTTTGTATTAAGCAATTTGTATTAAACAGATTGTATTAGAAAAAGGCCCAGTGCCGTTATGGACTGACCGGTGGGTTTTGAGTCCGGCCTTTCATTTGGGGAGGCGAATCGAGGAAAACGACACATGCGCATAGTGGCTGGTTTTGGCAGGGAGCCTCTGCCGAATGCTCCGAAGTGGACGGTCAAAGAGCCCACTCAGTCCCTTCCCGTTGTGGGGTCGGTTTCATCGCCCCTCGGGTTTGGCATGAGGGGGGACAGACGGGCCTCTGCTCTTGCGCATTCGGCTGATGGGCCCTTTGGGGATAGCGTCTCGGCGCTTGAATTGCAGGAAGGTCGTTTGCCGAAAGAAATTGCGCAGGATGCGCTTCTGCTAGATCAGCTTCTGGACGAGGCCCTGCGTGGCTTTCCGTCTGTCTCTGTCAAGGCTCAGCCACTGTCACCCCTGTCTGGGGAGGCGTCAGCGGTTCCATCCGTGCTGAGAGCCTTGACCGTGTCGACCACCCGCTTTCATCAGCCCCCACAGGAGGTGGTGCCACTGGAGCGGCCTCGCAAGGTTGAGGTGGCCACCCACTTGGCGCAATGGATGGCGCGGACTCTGGAGCGGGAAAATGTCCAGTCGGCGGTCATCACCCGCCAGGGTGGCCGACAGCATCGCCAGCATGACTCCACTGGCATGCTGCATTCGGGCATTGTGTGGCGTGATCCGCTGGATGGGGGCTGGAAAATTTACAATCTGGTGGACTACAAAACCAAAGGCAAGCCACACTGCCGGGTTTTATGGACGAAGCCCGTGGAGTTTTTCTACCAGCAGGGCGGTTACGATCCGGCGGCCCTGTTGCTGATTCCTTCTACGGCCATTCAAAATCGCATGGCTGCCTTACTGCAAGATGGGGGATTTCAGCGGCTGGCCTTTACCCCTCAGTACAACCTGTTGTCCCCGCCGCATGGCCCCGATAGCCTGAATTGCAACAAGTGGGTGTTGCTGAATGTGCTGGCCGCCCACCATAACACCGAAGATCCGGCTTTTTTACTGCGGGAGATTCAGCGGAATTTCCGGGCGGAGCCCTTGGCTCTCGATCCCCTGACCCGTTTGTTCGCGGGTTGGCATCCGCAAGTTCGGGGAAAGGAACTGTCCTGGTGGGCTGCGCCGCGTACCGTGACCGTGGAGAGTCTGGTCAACTCCGGGCTGTTTGAGCGCACGGTGTCCTACGCTCCTCACCGTAGCGCCCTATAGGGCCTGCCGGGAAAGAGTCCACTCGGATAGCTTTTTGGGTAGGCTTCCCCAAAAAATAACCCCTCGCCGGTGAAGGCCAGGGGTGTAATGAATGAGCATTTGTTGAGTAGTTGAGGAAGACAGCCTATTGGATACTTTTAATATATAAAATAAATATACTTGTTTCATCATCCATGCGATGTAAACCCAAAATCCTATATTTGTATGAGGGCTGAAAAGTACAGGGCTGGTAAGATCTTATAGGGAAATGAGGGGCTCATCGCTAATGAAACTGGCCGCTGACTTTAGAGATCCTCCGGGAACGCCACTACTCAAAAGAAAAGTGCTGGGATTCACCCGGCAGATCCTTTCGCTGTATCTGGGATTGGTCGTTTTTGGGTGCTGGCCCGCCCTGGCGGAGGGGACTCTGAGCGAGGGGGTAGTGCAAGACGTTGAGTCATTCTTTAAACCGCTGGTAGATACCTCCCAAACTCAGCCGGAGCTGGAACCGGTGACCCTGACCCCGCTGGAAGCAAAAGTACAAAAGCAAGGTCAAAAGCAGGGAGAACAGCCGGGTGAAGTGCCGGTCAGCAACGCGCCCACGAAAATTCTCACCGGCAAGGTGCAAACCCTGCAACAGGCGATTGAATCCGAGCGGGATGTGGTGAACTGGTACGCCTGGTACTTATCCGCCCGGGAGTATATTGGACAAACCGGTGGTTTGCGATGCAGTTTGGGAACGCCCATCAAGTTTTATCGATCGGGGAAAATGGAAGCGTTAACTTTTGATACAAATTGTATTGCTTCAGTGACTGGCCGCCGCTTCCCTCTCCCTGCCAATACCAGTCTGGACGCGCTCATTTTGCCGGTGCGCTCCGGGCAGGGGCCCCCTGCCAGCCGGGACGAGATTTATTCCCGAATCCGGATAAACTCTCAGTAGACTTTTGTTTTTATTTACTGAACCAAGCAAAAATTCACAGAAACCCAATGGCTGAATTCACATCGATTTAAATCCAAAGGGTTCAACATTTTTTTCCCCAATTTTGTACAATAGACACAACATGATGGATGACCCGAATGAGTGAGCTGGGAAAGACTCGACAGTATTTAACCTTGTTTTTAGTGGCCTCTGGCCTGGTTCTGGCGCTGGGCGCTCCCGCGCAGGCCGATACCCATGCGGTCAACTGGTACCATTGGTATCGGGATTTGCGGGACTATTTCAGCTCCGTGGGCGGGGTGCTGTGTTCCCCTGGCACCGAGTTACAGTTTTCCATCGATGGCAAAATCACCGCCGCCAGCCGGGACGCCATTTGTCTGGCCTCGCTGGATGGGCTGCATTACCCCTTGCCGGTGAACACGCCGCTTAAAAAGTTGTCTCTGGCCATCCGTAAAAACAGTGCTTGGCCCTTGTCCAAGCGTTCCATCAATCAATTGGTGCAGCAACAGACGGAGCAGGTGCAAGCGGGGGCCTGGCAAAATCATCAAATGGCCAAAGCTCGTTAGCACAGGTCTGTCTTTGTTCACCAGCCTGACGCCTTTCAAGTGGATTCCCACTTGCGTATGAATGACAGGTTCTGGCAAGCATAAGCCGCCTGAGCTAAGAAAACATTCGCACTTAAAGCATTCCTAAATTTTGTTGGGCTTGCCGATCACCTGAATGCGGCCTTCCACCTTGGGGGCAATGGTTTTGGCCTGCTGAATGGCCGTCTGCGCAATTTCGGAATCGGTGGGCGCTTCCTGTGGGTCGTTCAGGATTTTAACGCCCTTGAGCATGCTGTAATCGTCCCCGCCCTTGAGTACCAGATAACCGGGCACGGCCAGCGTGTAAAGTTTCCCGTCCTGCAAGGGCTGTCCGTTGATTTTGACGGATACCACCCGGCTTTGGGACGGCTTTTGGGGATCGTAGCTGAACTGCATGCCGGAGACTTGCGGAAACCGACCGGCTTCCTCTCCCAGACGGCTAACCCCGTTTTCCAAGGCCTGTTTCAGCACTTTCCCGGACACTTCCACTTTCAGCACGGGGCCAGCGAATTGCAGAATG carries:
- a CDS encoding DUF2145 domain-containing protein yields the protein MPKEIAQDALLLDQLLDEALRGFPSVSVKAQPLSPLSGEASAVPSVLRALTVSTTRFHQPPQEVVPLERPRKVEVATHLAQWMARTLERENVQSAVITRQGGRQHRQHDSTGMLHSGIVWRDPLDGGWKIYNLVDYKTKGKPHCRVLWTKPVEFFYQQGGYDPAALLLIPSTAIQNRMAALLQDGGFQRLAFTPQYNLLSPPHGPDSLNCNKWVLLNVLAAHHNTEDPAFLLREIQRNFRAEPLALDPLTRLFAGWHPQVRGKELSWWAAPRTVTVESLVNSGLFERTVSYAPHRSAL